The Acidobacteriaceae bacterium nucleotide sequence TGGGTGGAACCATTCTGCAGACCGAAGTACAGGTGCTGGACGGCAAAGGCAAGATGACGCCGACCGGGCAACTGGGTGACGTGATGCAGGAGTCCGCTCAGGCAGCCCTGACATGGATTCGGTCGCGTGCGCATCACCTTGGCCTGCAGAAGGACTTCTACCGCAACCTGGACATTCATATCCATGTGCCGGAAGGTGCGATTCCCAAGGATGGCCCCTCTGCTGGTATCACGATGGCAACGGCATTGGCTTCTGCTTTGACCAAGATCCCTGTTCGTCGCGATATTGCGATGACCGGAGAGATTACGCTGCGTGGCAAGGTGCTTCCGATTGGCGGGTTGAAGGAGAAGCTGCTGGCGGCACATCGCGCTGGGATCTTTGAAGCCATCATGCCTGCGGACAACAAGCGGGATTTTCAGGATCTGCCTGAACTCATCCGGAATGAGATGAAGCTCCACTTTGTGGAGAGCATGGATGAAGTGTTGGAGATCGCACTGGCTGGGAAACTGCAAAAGCTCGAGGACGAGTCACCTACACCCTTGGAGCAGATGCCTCCCCCGGCGGCACATGATTCGGTGCCCTCCAGTGCTCGACAGTAATCCTGGCTAGAAATCCTGTATGGGAAAAACAAAGGCCGGGCCGCCAAGGCCCGGCTCATTTGTTGTGCGATGAATGTATCAGGATTTACGGCCGGTGATCAACTGCATAACCAGCGAAATGACCGCAAAGATGATGAGCAGATGAATTAAAAACCCGCTGATGTGCATGACGAAAAAACCGCCGACCCAAAGCACTAAAAGAATGACAGCCAAAAGGATAAACATATCGGAATTCGCCTCCAAAGCTGTGGTTTCACCACATGCTTCCACATTGCATGAGAGCCAGATTGAAAGCCTGAAGTTGCTTGCTCAAATTTCAGCTGACGTTTTTTCTGTCAGATAACTTCGTCCGTAAATTTCTGCATCTATGGCAAGGGAAAGAGATTCCTTCTGAGGTGCAGTGATGATGTTGATTTTGGTTATTGTTCTCGTCCTACTGCTGTTTGGCTCGTTCCCTGTGTTCCCCTACTCGCGGAACTGGGGCTATCGCGGTAGCGGATTGCTGGGTACGATCCTGACCATCGTTGTCATTCTTTGGCTTTTGAACTGGGTATAGAAAACGGCAGAGCCTCCATCGGATGGAGGCTCTTTTTCTATCGTGCCAAGATGTGGAAGCTATCTGAATGCTGCTATCGTCAGATAGTAGAGTGGCAGAGCAAAGCACAACAGATATAGAAGGCGTGGCAAAGCTATCGCGCGTAGGAGAGGGATTGCGGGCGTTTCGCTCTCGCAACTTCCGCCTCTTTTTCACCGGTCAAAGCATCTCGCTGATTGGTACGTGGATGACGCGTATCGCAACTGGCTGGCTGGTGTACAAGCTGACGCACTCGGCAAAAATGCTGGGAATTGTGGGTTTTGCGGGACAAATTCCTACGTTTCTGCTGGCTCCATTCGCTGGTGTGTGGATTGAGCGGATGGACCGGCGCAAGCTGCTGGTGTGGACGCAGGTACTTGCCGGCATTCAATCGCTGACAATCGCTTTCCTCACCCTGGCCAAGGTCATCACCATACATGAACTGCTGCTACTGAGTGCGTGTCAGGGGATCATCAACGCGTTTGACATGCCGGGACGGCAGGCAGCGCTGGTCAAGATGGTCAACGACCGCGAATCGCTGCGTTCAGCGATTGCTCTGAACTCTTCGATGGTGAACATTGCGAGGCTGATCGGGCCAGCTATCGCCGGGCTGCTGATTGCGGCCGTTGGCGAAGGCTGGTGCTTCCTGGTGGACGGCCTGAGCTACATTGCGGTGATCGCTTCCCTGCTGATGATGAGGCTCGATAGCTCCAAGGGAGTCAGCAAGGCCCCACCCAAGATGATTGAAGGGCTGAAGGACGGATGGGCGTACGTTTCGACGTTTCTGCCTGTCCGAACGATTCTGCTGCTCTTTGCGGTTGTCAGCCTGATGGGCTTTCCGTACATGGTGTTGATGCCGCTATTTGCTTCCGATGTACTGCACGGCGGGGCGCATATGCTGGGCTGGCTTTCCTCAGCAAGCGGGATAGGCGCGGTGATTTCTGCGATTACGCTTGCGCTGCGGCGTGGCGTGCGCGGGTTGACCCGAATGATCCAGATTGCCTGCTTCCTCTTTGGTGGCGGCCTTATTCTGCTGGGCTATTCTCATTGGTTTGTGCTGTCGATGGTGGCGCTGTTGTTTATCGGCTTTGGGATGATGCAAGGTATCGCGGCCAGCAATACGGTGATTCAGACGCTGGTTCCCGAGGACAAGCGGGGTCGCGTGATGAGTTATTACACTGTAGCGTTTGTAGGTATGGCTCCGTTTGGAAGCTTGCTGGGAGGGACGTTGGCAAACCGCTTCGGACCGCAACACACGGTGATGTTGACGGGAGCCGTCTGCATCCTGGGTGCGGCATGGTTCTCGACGCAACTGCCGAAGATCCGCGAGGAGATGCGGCCAGTCTATGAGGAGCTAGGCATTCTTCCGAAGAAGCCGCTGGAACCCGCTGTCAACAGCTAGTGAACGCTGCCGTTCCGGGCTTCCGCCGCGAGAGGAAAGCTGGCAGAGGCGGATGGGATCAGTTGCAGATACTTGGCATACGCTGCCGCGCTGTTATCGTGATCTCCGCTGGCGTTGTACGCACGAGCAAGGCCGAGTTGAGCGAGCGGATAGAGCACAGGATTCACCAGCGCGGTGGAACCACCATGCTGCAGAACGAGTTGGAACTCCGCTACGGCATCTGCTGATTGATGCGCCTTGAGATGAATGAGGCCACGAAGATAAGGTGCGAAGGAGATGATGTCCGCCTGTCGTGCGTTCAGGAGCGTATGCAGCCCAGCCGCAGAGTCTCCTGACTTCCATTGGATGACGGCCTGTAGCGAAGGAATGTAGCTGTTCTTTGCGAGGTATGACTCTGGATACGTTCGGTTCAACTTGTCCACGCTTTTGCGAGCTATATCGAGGTTTCCGCAGAGAGCGCTGGCAAGACCGGAGCGAAACGTCGCCTCGGGGCCGAGTGGGTACGCTTGAGCGCTCTGAACAACGCCGGGAACCTGTCCGCAGTTCTCCAGAAGCGCCATGTCGAGAGCCTCATGCGAGAGAGC carries:
- a CDS encoding MFS transporter, with the protein product MRAFRSRNFRLFFTGQSISLIGTWMTRIATGWLVYKLTHSAKMLGIVGFAGQIPTFLLAPFAGVWIERMDRRKLLVWTQVLAGIQSLTIAFLTLAKVITIHELLLLSACQGIINAFDMPGRQAALVKMVNDRESLRSAIALNSSMVNIARLIGPAIAGLLIAAVGEGWCFLVDGLSYIAVIASLLMMRLDSSKGVSKAPPKMIEGLKDGWAYVSTFLPVRTILLLFAVVSLMGFPYMVLMPLFASDVLHGGAHMLGWLSSASGIGAVISAITLALRRGVRGLTRMIQIACFLFGGGLILLGYSHWFVLSMVALLFIGFGMMQGIAASNTVIQTLVPEDKRGRVMSYYTVAFVGMAPFGSLLGGTLANRFGPQHTVMLTGAVCILGAAWFSTQLPKIREEMRPVYEELGILPKKPLEPAVNS
- a CDS encoding DUF3309 family protein, producing MMLILVIVLVLLLFGSFPVFPYSRNWGYRGSGLLGTILTIVVILWLLNWV
- a CDS encoding lmo0937 family membrane protein gives rise to the protein MFILLAVILLVLWVGGFFVMHISGFLIHLLIIFAVISLVMQLITGRKS